The following proteins come from a genomic window of Gottfriedia acidiceleris:
- a CDS encoding DUF2157 domain-containing protein, translating to MSKLDQKLKEWHKHNLLDEASLNRILEYERHRAKAEKQTFLGDIVPFLIALLVAFSILALVGSNWNEFSQTMRLVIIFVTLLVFHAVAFISYHKGKELFGNCLNFINVIGYACAFVLIVQMYQFTSDSPVFLITWTMLAFLYYYVLKHNMFYYLFLGIGFFSLSYSAGIETAHVYLLQIPLLLCSVYLLTIMKNRWNASFNYTFLGYIVIMFFQTFSDRQYMMPIILVVFILWYLNERGIINYVLLPVFTIFIWLFTYFTSLFGGSYDVIHELQKEFSHGFLKPIAVPLFDTIILLILLLAIYTVYKKWKDKISFNNYLWIFLFIFVLPILGIQDQLANMIVGVLILFSYSCIRLFKGVLGQEKGSIIIGFITFASLVIGIYTGFAISFISKSIVFIILAVVLYFVYTQSKKARGDEHAK from the coding sequence ATGAGTAAATTAGATCAAAAGCTAAAAGAATGGCACAAGCATAACTTACTAGATGAAGCTTCATTAAACCGAATACTTGAGTATGAAAGGCACCGAGCTAAAGCTGAAAAGCAAACTTTTTTAGGAGATATTGTACCATTTTTAATTGCATTACTTGTAGCATTTTCAATTTTAGCGCTAGTGGGCAGTAACTGGAACGAATTTAGCCAAACTATGAGATTAGTCATTATTTTTGTCACACTATTAGTTTTCCATGCAGTTGCATTTATAAGCTATCATAAGGGGAAAGAATTGTTTGGGAATTGTTTAAACTTTATTAATGTAATTGGGTATGCATGTGCATTTGTTTTGATTGTACAAATGTATCAGTTTACTAGTGATAGTCCAGTATTTTTGATCACTTGGACAATGCTCGCATTCCTTTATTATTATGTGTTAAAGCATAACATGTTTTATTATCTTTTCTTGGGAATCGGATTTTTTAGTTTGAGCTATAGTGCTGGAATAGAAACGGCACATGTTTACCTTCTTCAAATTCCATTGTTACTTTGCTCAGTTTATTTATTAACAATAATGAAGAATCGGTGGAATGCTAGCTTTAATTACACATTTCTAGGGTATATTGTCATTATGTTTTTCCAGACATTTTCAGACCGCCAATATATGATGCCAATTATTTTAGTAGTGTTTATTCTTTGGTATTTAAACGAACGTGGGATTATTAATTATGTTTTATTACCTGTATTTACTATATTTATATGGCTATTCACGTATTTCACTTCATTATTTGGAGGATCTTATGATGTAATTCATGAGTTGCAAAAGGAATTTTCACATGGATTTTTAAAGCCGATTGCAGTGCCACTATTTGATACGATCATTCTATTAATCCTTTTACTAGCAATCTATACCGTGTACAAGAAGTGGAAGGACAAAATATCGTTTAATAATTATCTTTGGATCTTCTTATTTATATTCGTATTACCAATATTAGGAATACAAGATCAATTAGCCAATATGATTGTAGGCGTATTAATATTATTTTCCTATTCATGTATACGTTTATTTAAAGGTGTATTAGGCCAGGAAAAAGGAAGCATTATTATTGGTTTTATAACATTTGCCTCACTAGTAATTGGAATTTATACAGGATTTGCCATTTCATTTATAAGTAAATCAATCGTGTTTATTATCCTTGCAGTAGTATTATATTTCGTCTATACCCAATCGAAAAAAGCAAGAGGTGATGAACATGCAAAATAA
- a CDS encoding GDYXXLXY domain-containing protein, which yields MQNKKKLLLLSIIQFILLLALLGNIMYFKHSADTFKIKSESLDPVEPLLGHYAALSYDFDSITMKDWKGKDTPKEGEKVYIVFQKGQNDIYQLDYVTDHRPKHSKYIKATIQYTYTGKEEEIVINHNLSRFYIPESQMDRYNQGGSKYIVTVQQKGDRSVVKAVDVQ from the coding sequence ATGCAAAATAAGAAGAAATTACTTTTGCTTTCAATCATTCAGTTTATTTTATTACTAGCTTTACTTGGCAACATTATGTACTTTAAGCATTCAGCCGATACGTTTAAAATAAAATCTGAAAGTTTGGATCCAGTGGAACCTTTATTAGGACATTATGCAGCCTTATCGTATGATTTTGACTCAATAACAATGAAGGATTGGAAAGGTAAAGATACGCCGAAAGAAGGGGAAAAAGTTTATATTGTCTTTCAAAAGGGACAAAATGATATTTATCAATTAGATTATGTAACGGATCATCGTCCAAAGCATTCAAAATACATTAAAGCAACTATTCAATACACATATACTGGAAAAGAAGAAGAAATTGTAATCAATCATAATCTAAGTCGTTTTTACATTCCTGAAAGCCAAATGGACAGATACAATCAAGGCGGATCTAAGTATATTGTTACAGTCCAACAAAAAGGAGATCGATCAGTCGTTAAAGCTGTTGATGTTCAATGA
- a CDS encoding GrpB family protein translates to MTKPNVLIKNDDPNWELQFEEEKGKILSAIPKK, encoded by the coding sequence GTGACAAAACCAAATGTCTTGATTAAAAATGATGATCCTAATTGGGAACTACAATTTGAAGAAGAAAAAGGGAAAATTCTATCCGCTATACCAAAAAAATAA
- a CDS encoding GNAT family N-acetyltransferase: MKFIAFENIHLDEAASLLAIRHMYDRRINPELPSKFEEATYAKKAIEALFNEKNSFGIAAMNGSELVGYMIGAIQTDKNRERHTWIKYAGMAIAESEDEELYRGLYTEFANKMVELGSFNHYVMVPSGNKSTLDAWLHLGFAYEQVHGIRDLTVSSDKVFEDIQIRVATSEDEKRIRELATVIMEHQAKSPVFAPGFIEERDDYQEGYAEIINDEAAMLWLAIYQNEIVGFQVFESSATSDENLLTPESCISLVVGATVESSRGMGVNTALLKHGLTYADKEGYKLCETDWRITNLESSRFWPKNGFKPIAYRLVRKIDPRIIWATGV, translated from the coding sequence ATGAAATTTATCGCGTTCGAAAATATACACTTAGATGAAGCGGCTAGTCTTTTGGCTATCCGGCATATGTATGACCGAAGGATAAACCCTGAATTACCATCTAAATTTGAAGAGGCTACGTATGCTAAGAAAGCTATTGAGGCGCTATTTAATGAAAAGAATAGTTTCGGTATTGCTGCGATGAATGGTTCCGAGTTAGTTGGCTACATGATTGGCGCAATTCAAACAGATAAAAATCGAGAACGTCATACTTGGATTAAATATGCAGGAATGGCTATAGCAGAAAGTGAAGATGAAGAATTATATCGTGGATTATATACAGAGTTTGCCAATAAAATGGTAGAGCTTGGTTCGTTTAATCATTATGTAATGGTACCAAGTGGAAATAAGTCCACTTTAGATGCTTGGCTTCATTTAGGATTTGCCTATGAGCAGGTTCATGGTATACGTGATTTGACAGTTTCGTCGGACAAAGTATTTGAAGATATTCAGATTCGAGTGGCTACTAGTGAAGATGAAAAACGAATACGTGAATTAGCAACTGTAATTATGGAACACCAAGCGAAGTCACCGGTATTTGCACCAGGGTTTATTGAAGAAAGAGATGACTACCAGGAAGGTTACGCAGAAATTATTAATGATGAAGCGGCAATGTTATGGTTAGCGATCTATCAAAATGAGATTGTAGGTTTCCAAGTATTTGAATCATCGGCAACATCTGATGAGAATTTATTAACACCTGAATCCTGCATTAGTTTAGTAGTCGGAGCAACAGTCGAATCTTCTCGCGGGATGGGTGTTAATACGGCCTTATTAAAGCATGGACTTACTTATGCTGACAAAGAAGGCTATAAACTTTGCGAAACAGATTGGAGAATAACGAATTTAGAATCCTCGAGATTCTGGCCAAAAAATGGTTTTAAACCGATTGCGTATCGTCTAGTCCGTAAGATTGATCCAAGAATAATATGGGCAACAGGCGTTTAA
- a CDS encoding VOC family protein: MSFEVKGIDHIQLVCPRGGEDEARKFYNEVLGMRELPKPENLKGRGGCWFICGNQEIHISIQEDFIAPKKAHPGLIVTNIEALREHLLQLNFEIKQEPPIEGRTRFFVNDPFGNRVEFLEFH; this comes from the coding sequence TTGTCATTTGAAGTAAAAGGAATTGATCATATTCAATTAGTTTGTCCAAGGGGTGGAGAGGACGAAGCTAGAAAATTTTATAATGAAGTTTTAGGTATGAGGGAATTGCCAAAGCCGGAAAATTTAAAAGGCCGAGGTGGATGCTGGTTTATTTGTGGTAATCAAGAAATTCATATTAGTATTCAAGAAGATTTTATAGCACCTAAAAAAGCTCATCCCGGTTTAATTGTTACAAACATAGAGGCATTAAGAGAGCATCTTCTTCAACTTAACTTTGAAATTAAACAGGAACCACCAATAGAAGGTCGAACTCGATTTTTTGTAAATGATCCGTTTGGAAATAGAGTCGAGTTTTTAGAATTTCATTAA
- a CDS encoding biotin transporter BioY, which yields MQQERLKMLINSALFAAIIGILSQISIPLPFSPVPITGQTLAIGLAATILGKKYGTISLLLYLALGAIGIPVFAGGAAGFGVLFGSTGGYLIGFIPTIFIIAYYIEKTKFTVLNAMIANTIGMFVTLVFGTVWLKIAASLSWHDAMAFGFYPFIILGLVKAYVASALGVIIGKRLAKANLLKRDEISA from the coding sequence ATGCAACAAGAAAGATTAAAAATGCTTATTAATTCAGCTTTATTTGCAGCAATTATTGGTATTCTATCTCAAATATCTATTCCTTTGCCCTTTTCTCCTGTTCCAATTACAGGACAAACATTAGCAATTGGCTTAGCGGCTACGATTTTAGGTAAGAAATACGGAACAATCTCGTTACTTCTTTATTTAGCACTTGGCGCAATCGGAATACCAGTTTTCGCAGGTGGTGCTGCGGGGTTTGGCGTACTATTCGGTTCAACAGGTGGTTATTTAATTGGATTTATTCCAACTATTTTCATCATCGCTTACTATATTGAAAAAACTAAGTTCACAGTCTTAAATGCAATGATTGCAAACACAATCGGTATGTTTGTAACGTTAGTATTTGGTACTGTGTGGTTAAAAATTGCAGCTTCTCTAAGCTGGCACGATGCGATGGCTTTCGGTTTTTATCCTTTCATTATTCTTGGATTAGTTAAAGCCTATGTAGCATCTGCATTAGGTGTTATTATTGGTAAACGTTTAGCAAAAGCTAATTTATTAAAACGTGATGAAATTTCAGCGTAG
- a CDS encoding aromatic amino acid hydroxylase, which produces MKEAAFETKIIPPHLKQYLSEQNYDLYTPIDHAVWRYVMRQNHHALKDRAHSAFVDGLKMSGIETEKIPNVAEMNECLSKIGWGAGIVNGLIPGAAFFELLANGILPIATEIRQITNIEYTPAPDIIHEAAGHAPILFDPVFREYVQKIGSIGAKAFATKEKQELFEAVRNLTIVMEDPKSTPEEKAAAQKLVEERQKAIVGISEAEKISRVFWRTVEYGLIGELDNPKIYGAGLLSSVGESTHCFTDAVERLPFSIEASTLQPKNITEMQAQLFVCKDFDELMQGAEELASTMAFRVGGTESLDKALKSKSVATFELNSGLSVTGIVHAILKDENGEAIYVNTTGETALSINNKQLEGHGKDYHAKGFGTPIGLLKGNIELEECDDAALKNLGIVVGNFVDLEFLSNVSASGRVVNIIKNEDKVALISFEDCTVTYEGKELFKKEWGTFDMAVGSRVESAYPGAADPTSYFSDSIKEVEFVMETPAPLTELEKLYKEVRVIREKNTFCDDCISKLIAVHNELNREHQSDWLLRLELLEIATVNAKLEQIVEPLKAELEALRKEDSLKNLITNGLKLV; this is translated from the coding sequence ATGAAAGAAGCAGCTTTTGAAACAAAAATAATACCACCTCATTTGAAGCAATACTTATCGGAACAAAATTATGATCTTTACACGCCAATTGATCATGCTGTATGGCGCTATGTAATGAGACAAAATCATCATGCATTAAAAGATAGAGCACATTCTGCATTTGTCGATGGACTTAAGATGTCAGGAATTGAAACGGAAAAAATTCCAAACGTAGCTGAAATGAACGAGTGTCTTTCAAAAATTGGTTGGGGAGCAGGAATCGTAAATGGATTAATTCCAGGCGCTGCATTTTTTGAACTTTTAGCAAATGGTATTTTACCAATCGCAACTGAAATTAGACAAATCACGAATATAGAATATACACCTGCTCCAGATATTATTCATGAAGCTGCAGGACACGCGCCTATTCTTTTTGATCCTGTATTTAGAGAATACGTACAAAAAATTGGTTCAATTGGTGCAAAAGCATTTGCTACAAAAGAAAAACAAGAATTATTTGAAGCAGTTAGAAATTTAACGATTGTAATGGAAGATCCAAAATCGACACCTGAAGAAAAAGCTGCCGCACAAAAATTAGTTGAAGAAAGACAAAAAGCAATAGTTGGAATTTCAGAAGCTGAAAAAATTTCACGCGTATTCTGGAGAACAGTTGAATATGGTCTAATTGGTGAATTAGATAATCCAAAAATTTACGGTGCTGGTTTATTATCATCAGTAGGTGAAAGCACACATTGCTTTACAGATGCAGTTGAAAGACTTCCTTTTTCTATTGAAGCTTCTACATTACAACCGAAAAATATAACTGAAATGCAAGCACAATTATTCGTATGCAAAGATTTTGATGAATTAATGCAAGGTGCTGAAGAATTAGCGAGCACTATGGCATTCCGTGTAGGCGGTACAGAAAGCTTAGATAAAGCTCTTAAATCGAAAAGCGTTGCTACATTTGAATTAAATTCTGGATTAAGTGTAACTGGTATTGTTCATGCAATCTTAAAAGATGAAAACGGTGAAGCAATTTACGTTAATACAACTGGCGAAACAGCACTTTCAATAAATAATAAGCAATTAGAAGGTCACGGAAAAGACTACCATGCTAAAGGATTTGGTACACCTATTGGACTTCTAAAAGGAAATATAGAATTAGAAGAATGTGACGATGCTGCACTTAAAAATTTAGGTATTGTCGTAGGGAACTTTGTTGATTTAGAATTCTTAAGCAATGTAAGCGCTTCCGGTAGAGTTGTGAATATTATTAAGAATGAAGACAAAGTTGCATTAATCTCATTTGAAGACTGCACTGTTACTTACGAAGGAAAAGAATTATTCAAAAAAGAGTGGGGAACTTTTGATATGGCAGTTGGTTCTCGAGTTGAATCAGCATACCCTGGTGCAGCTGACCCAACTTCTTACTTTAGTGATTCAATTAAAGAAGTAGAGTTCGTAATGGAAACACCAGCCCCATTAACTGAATTAGAAAAATTATATAAAGAAGTTAGAGTAATTAGAGAAAAGAATACATTCTGTGATGACTGTATTTCTAAATTAATTGCTGTGCATAATGAGCTTAATCGTGAACACCAAAGTGATTGGTTATTACGTTTAGAATTACTTGAAATTGCAACAGTTAATGCTAAATTAGAGCAAATTGTTGAGCCACTTAAAGCTGAATTGGAAGCATTAAGAAAAGAGGATTCTTTAAAGAATCTTATTACAAATGGTTTAAAGCTAGTATAA